From Quercus lobata isolate SW786 chromosome 1, ValleyOak3.0 Primary Assembly, whole genome shotgun sequence, one genomic window encodes:
- the LOC115989871 gene encoding BAG family molecular chaperone regulator 4-like, with protein sequence MKRATSKSVLSNEFDREIDWELRPGGMLVQKRDAGDASAGPMIKIKVCHGSYHHDITVPAQSTFGDLKRVLAQETGLEPKEQRLLFRGKEKEDEECLHMAGVKDMSKVILLEDPASKERKLKEMQKNQCILKAYEAVAKVRAEVDKLSEKVIALEANVHGGVKVTNKEFVVLTELLMLQLLKLDSIEADGEAKVQRRIEVRRVQSFVDTLDNLKARNSNPFSNSKNVVSVTTKWEMFESGVGSLYAPTPLQSSTKITQDWEVFD encoded by the exons ATGAAAAGAGCAACTTCAAAGAGTGTTTTGAGCAATGAGTTTGATAGGGAGATAGATTGGGAGCTCAGGCCTGGTGGTATGCTTGTTCAAAAGAGAGATGCTGGGGATGCTTCTGCTGGGCCTATGATCAAGATCAAGGTCTGTCATGGTTCTTATCACCATGATATCACTGTCCCTGCCCAATCCACTTTTG GGGATCTGAAAAGGGTTCTTGCCCAAGAAACTGGTTTGGAGCCTAAGGAGCAAAGATTACTGTTTAGAGGGAAAGAAAAGGAGGATGAGGAGTGCTTGCACATGGCAGGTGTAAAAGATATGTCTAAAGTTATACTGTTAGAGGATCCAGCTAGCAAAGAGAGGAAGCTTAAGGAGATGCAGAAAAATCAGTGTATACTAAAGGCTTATGAAGCGGTTGCCAAAGTGAGAGCAGAGGTTGACAAGCTCTCTGAGAAG GTTATTGCTTTGGAGGCAAATGTTCATGGCGGCGTCAAAGTGACAAATAAGGAATTTGTTGTCTTGACAGAGTTGCTCATGCTGCAGTTGCTTAAACTGGATTCAATTGAGGCTGATGGAGAAGCAAAAGTGCAGAGGCGGATTGAG GTTCGTCGAGTCCAGAGCTTTGTAGATACATTGGACAATCTAAAGGCAAGAAACTCTAATCCCTTCAGCAATAGTAAGAATGTGGTGTCAGTCACTACCAAATGGGAGATGTTTGAATCGGGAGTGGGAAGCCTGTATGCCCCAACCCCACTGCAATCTTCTACCAAAATAACTCAGGACTGGGAAGTGTTTGATTAA